In Nicotiana tabacum cultivar K326 chromosome 19, ASM71507v2, whole genome shotgun sequence, one DNA window encodes the following:
- the LOC107819986 gene encoding mitochondrial Rho GTPase 1-like, with the protein MLGSSISGGRTNVRVVVVGDRATGKSSLITAAATETFPEEVPPVLPPTRLPADLYPDNVPVTIIDTSSSLESRGKVAEELKRADAVVLTYACDQPSTLNRLTTFWLYEFRRLEIKVPVIVVGCKLDKRDEEHHMNLEQVMAPIMQQFREIETCIECSAANLVQVPEVFYYAQKAVLHPTAPLFDHETQALKPRCVRALKRIFILCDHDMDDALNDEELNEFQIKCFNAPLQPAEIVGVKRVVQEKLPQGVNDMGLTLTGFLFLHALFIEKGRLETTWTVLRKFGYNDEIKLKDDYLSIPFKKAPDQSLELTSEAVEFLKGVFSTFDTDKDGVLRNSELDDLFSTAPESPWGESPYKDAVERTPLGGLSLSAFLSEWALMTLLEPAQSLANLIYIGYNCGAASALRLTRRRSVDRKKQQTDRNVYQCFVFGPKGSGKSALLKSLLGRPFSENYAATTDEHYAVNVVDRLGGTKRTLVLGEIPEDEVKMLLSNKESLASCDVAVFVYDSSDEYSLKRASELLMTVARRGEISGFMMPCLFVAAKDDLDSYPMAIKDSAKICQSFGIEAPIHISVKERDLNSVFNRIVTAAEHPHISVPETEVGRSQKRYRHLVNRSLMFTSVVAAVAVVGLAAYRSYAARKNTSS; encoded by the exons ATGCTCGGCAGTTCAATTTCCGGCGGCCGTACTAACGTCCGCGTTGTCGTCGTCGGCGACCGCGCCACCGGCAAATCAAGCCTCATTACCGCTGCCGCCACTGAAACTTTTCCGGAGGAAGTTCCACCGGTGCTTCCTCCGACTCGACTTCCCGCCGATCTCTATCCTGATAATGTTCCTGTCACGATCATTGACACTTCCTCAAG TTTGGAGAGCAGAGGTAAGGTTGCTGAAGAATTGAAGCGAGCTGATGCTGTTGTCCTCACATATGCTTGCGATCAGCCTTCTACTCTCAATCGCTTGACTACTTTCTGGCTTTACGAGTTTCGTCGCTTAGAG ATCAAGGTGCCGGTAATTGTTGTTGGCTGTAAGCTAGATAAGCGAGATGAGGAGCATCATATGAATCTAGAGCAAGTGATGGCTCCAATCATGCAACAGTTCCGCGAGATTGAGACTTGCATAGAATGTTCTGCGGCGAACCTAGTTCAG GTACCTGAAGTGTTCTATTATGCTCAGAAAGCTGTACTTCATCCAACAGCTCCACTTTTTGATCATGAAACTCAGGCTCTTAAACCCCGTTGTGTTAGAGCATTGAAACGGATATTTATCCTTTGTGATCATGACATGGATGATGCTCTCAATGATGAAGAGCTTAATGAATTTCAG ATTAAGTGCTTCAATGCTCCCCTGCAGCCTGCTGAAATAGTGGGTGTCAAGAGAGTAGTACAAGAGAAGCTACCTCAAGGTGTAAATGACATGGGGCTCACATTGACAGGCTTTCTTTTTCTTCATGCACTTTTTATAGAGAAGGGTCGACTCGAGACAACTTGGACCGTGTTAAGGAAATTTGGGTACAATGATGAAATTAAGCTGAAGGATGATTACCTTTCAATACCTTTCAAAAAAGCTCCTGATCAG AGTCTGGAGTTGACCAGCGAAGCAGTGGAGTTCTTGAAAGGGGTCTTCAGCACATTTGACACCGATAAA GATGGAGTCCTTAGGAATTCTGAGCTTGATGATTTATTTTCAACTGCACCAGAAAG TCCCTGGGGTGAAAGTCCCTACAAGGATGCTGTGGAAAGAACTCCATTAGGGGGCTTGTCTCTTTCTGCTTTCCTGTCTGAG TGGGCTCTTATGACGTTGCTGGAACCAGCTCAAAGTTTGGCCAACTTGATATACATCGGGTATAACTGTGGTGCTGCATCAGCACTCCGTCTTACCAGGAGAAGATCAGTCGATCGAAAGAAACAACAGACAGATCGAAATGTTTACCAGTGCTTTGTTTTTGGTCCTAAAGGATCTGGCAAATCGGCCTTGCTGAAGTCATTATTGGGAAG GCCTTTCTCAGAAAATTATGCGGCGACAACTGACGAGCACTATGCTGTTAATGTTGTTGACCGTCTTGGG GGAACTAAGAGAACTCTTGTACTTGGGGAGATTCCAGAAGACGAAGTTAAGATGCTTCTATCTAATAAGGAATCTTTGGCGTCTTGTGATGTAGCAGTGTTTGTATATGACAG CTCGGATGAATATTCTTTAAAAAGAGCATCGGAATTGCTAATGACTGTGGCAAGGCGAGGGGAAATTAGTGGTTTCATGATGCCTTGTCTATTTGTTGCTGCAAAGGATGATCTTGATTCATATCCAATGGCAATAAAGGATTCAGCAAAG ATATGTCAGAGTTTTGGTATAGAGGCACCTATTCACATAAGTGTAAAGGAGAGAGATCTGAATAGTGTGTTCAATAGAATTGTCACTGCTGCAGAGCACCCTCATATAAGTGTTCCTGAAACTGAAGTTGGACGTAGCCAGAAGCGATATCGTCACCTTGTTAATCGCTCTCTCATGTTTACTTCAG TTGTGGCTGCTGTTGCCGTAGTTGGACTGGCAGCATATCGATCTTATGCTGCACGGAAGAATACCTCAAGCTAG
- the LOC142173505 gene encoding uncharacterized protein LOC142173505 encodes MVRDMRARVRRFVLALSDDLFVDANIASQSNDMTITKMVAFVQGNEDRLKEEERLQREKDREFSKRAKSVGNFSQGESQAGGNRPFFRKPKLGPAPSLASAPIQKSNFNKKNQNFRAAGSQLHTSVDYRVAGYPICNRGNVAQSTNSAAPQNSQAQQGHGAAKSSNVGGGRNCLYALAGHQDIEARGDVVTGTLTVFTFDVYALMDPGSSLSYVTPYIAKKFRIEPEKLCEPFEVSTLVGESVIARCIYRGYPVKVYYRLTVADLVELEMVDFDVIMGMDWDADAQIPTLQSVPIVNEFPKVFPEDLPGVPPDREIDFGIDLLPGTKPISILLYRMAPSELKDLKVQLKDLLDKGFIRPNVSPWGASVLFVRKKDGSLRMCIDYHQLNKVTIKNNETDHAEYLRFVLQTLQDHKLYAKFSKCEFWLKSVAFLGHVISGEGVKIDSEEGQISMVGRLRESFEELKKRLISAPILTLPEGTEGFVVYCDASGVGLRCVLMQYGKVIAYASRQLKAHEKNYPTHDLELAAMVFALKIWRHYLYGVHVDIFTDHKSLQYIFKQRELNLRQRRWLELLTDYDIYILYHPGKANIVADALNRRSMGSLAHVKADKRTMMKEVHHLASLRVRILDSEDGGLKEGFHKHKTTDFEQGGGDGTLRYKGRLCVPNVDGLRERIMSEAHNSRSWCSVHFWKSFQKRLGTKVNLSTAFHPQTDGQKFMGDLSLVVPTEIIGVKDSLTYEEIPVAILDRQVCKLRTKEIASVKVLWRNQKVEKATWEVEKDMKCRYTHLFEEQRKM; translated from the exons ATGGTACGTGATATGAGGGCCAGAGTTAGGCGGTTTGTATTGGCGCTATCAGATGATTTGTTTGTTGATGCTAATATAGCTTCTCAGAGCAATGACATGACCATTACTAAGATGGTTGCCTTTGTTCAAGGGAACGAAGACAGGTTGAAAGAAGAAGAGCGGCTACAGAGAGAAAAGGACAGGGAATTCAGCAAGAGAGCTAAGTCTGTAGGAAATTTCAGCCAAGGGGAATCTCAAGCAGGTGGCAATCGCCCGTTCTTCAGGAAACCAAAATTAGGACCGGCTCCATCTTTAGCTAGTGCACCAATTCAGAAGTCCAATTTTaacaagaaaaaccaaaatttcagAGCAGCAGGCTCACAGTTACATACAAGTGTGGACTACAGAGTCGCTGGTTACCCTATCTGCAACAG AGGCAATGTAGCTCAGTCAACTAATTCAGCAGCCCCTCAGAACTCTCAGGCCCAACAAGGGCATGGTGCAGCAAAGTCCAGTAATGTAGGCGGTGGTCGAAACTGCTTGTATGCGCTGGCAGGCCATCAGGATATAGAGGCTCGtggagatgttgtcacaggtacgCTAACCGTCTTCACTTTTGATGTTTATGCTCTTATGGATCCAGGATCCTCCCTATCTTATGTAACCCCATATATTGCTAAGAAATTTAGGATAGAACCAGAAAAGTTATGTGAACCCTTTGAAGTGTCCACTCTAGTTGGAGAATCAGTTATAGCTAGATGTATCTATAGGGGATATCCAGTCAAAGTGTATTATCGCCTTACTGTAGCAGACTTAGTGGAATTGGagatggtagacttcgatgtaatcatgggaatggattg GGATGCAGATGCTCAGATTCCCACTCTCCAGTCAGTACCAATTGTAAATGAGTTCCCAAAAGTGTTTCCTGAAGATCTTCCCGGAGTTCCTCCCGATCGagagattgactttggaattgatcTACTCCCTGGCACTAAGCCGATATCTATTCTGCTTTATAGAATGGCTCCATCAGAGTTGAAAGATCTAAAAGTCCAGTTGAAAGATCTTCTAGATAAGGGATTTATAAGGCCAAATGTCTCACCTTGGGGCGCATCGGTCTTGTTTGTCCGAAAGAAGGATGGGTCTTTGCGCATGTGCATTGACTATCAtcagttgaataaagtcaccatcaagaacaa CGAGACTGACCATGCAGAATATCTCAGATTTGTGTTGCAGACACTGCAGGATCACAAGCTATATGCgaagttttctaagtgtgaattctggttaaaATCAGTAGCGTTTTTGGGCCATGTCATCTCAGGGGAAGGCGTGAAG attgactcagAAGAAGGTCAAATTTCAATGGTCGGACGCTTGCGAGAAAGTTTTGAggagttaaagaagaggttgattTCAGCTCCAATTTTGACACTACCGGAAGGAACCGAAGGGTTTgttgtttattgtgatgcttcaggggTTGGTCttaggtgtgtattaatgcagtaTGGTAAAGTCATAGCCTACGCATCGAGACAACTCAAggctcacgagaagaattatcccactcatgatcttgagttagcagctatggTATTTGCGTTaaagatctggcgccattatttgtatggggtgcaTGTTGATATTTTCActgatcataagagcctccaatacatcttcaagcaaagagAATTGAATCTACGTCAGAGAAGGTGGCTCGAGTTGCTCACAGATTATGATATTTATATCCTCTATCATCCAGGGAAAGCAAATATTGTAGCTGATGCTCTCAATCGGCGTTCTATGGGAAGCTTAGCTCATGTTAAAGCAGACAAGCGAACTATGATGAAGGAAGTCCATCACTTAGCAAGTCTAAGAGTTCGAATTTTGGACTCTGAAGATGGTGGC TTGAAGGAGGGGTTTCACAAACATAAGACTACAGATTTTGAACAAGGGGGAggtgatggtactttgaggtacaaAGGCAGACTATGCGTTCCAAACGTAGATGGGCTCAGAGAGCGGATTATGTCAGAAGCCcacaattccag ATCGTGGTGCTCAGTTCATTTCTGGAAATCCTTTCAGAAAAGATTGGGCACAAAGGTGAacctcagcacagcttttcatcctcagacagatggCCAG AAATTCATGGGAGACCTATCTCTTGTGGTTCCTACAGAGATTATAGGGGTTAAAGATAGCCTGACTTACGAAGAAATTCCAGTGGCTATTCTTGATCGTCAAGTCTGCAAGCTCAGAACTAAGGAAattgcttcagtgaaagtgcttTGGAGGAATCAAAAGGTTGAAAAGGCTACGTGGGAAGTTGAAAAGGACATGAAGTGCAGATATACCCATCTCTTTGAAGAGCAACGGAAAATGTAG